The following coding sequences lie in one Candidatus Zixiibacteriota bacterium genomic window:
- a CDS encoding metallophosphatase family protein, whose product MIYVISDTHIPKRTSRIPPEFIEKVKDDDLIIHAGDFTELKVYRELEGVATLYAVCGNMDCPQIKEVLPSKKLFELSGFKIGLIHGFGSPSDLNQRIRGEFIENVDLIIFGHTHSPCNLKKGGTLFFNPGSLSGNISPVGGSYGTLHLEEGKMQGEIVFLK is encoded by the coding sequence ATGATTTATGTTATCTCGGATACCCATATACCGAAAAGAACGTCCAGAATTCCTCCTGAGTTTATTGAAAAGGTCAAAGATGATGACCTGATAATTCACGCTGGAGACTTCACTGAGTTAAAAGTCTACCGGGAACTTGAAGGAGTGGCTACTCTTTATGCGGTGTGCGGTAATATGGATTGTCCGCAAATAAAAGAGGTTCTGCCTTCAAAAAAGTTATTTGAGCTCTCAGGGTTTAAAATTGGATTGATCCACGGTTTTGGCTCTCCTTCAGATTTAAATCAAAGAATCAGAGGAGAATTCATCGAGAATGTTGATTTAATCATCTTTGGTCATACTCATTCTCCCTGTAATTTGAAAAAAGGTGGTACTCTTTTTTTCAATCCAGGAAGCTTATCTGGAAATATCTCCCCCGTAGGGGGAAGTTACGGGACACTCCATCTGGAAGAAGGAAAGATGCAGGGAGAAATCGTTTTTTTGAAATAA